From the Candidatus Macondimonas diazotrophica genome, one window contains:
- a CDS encoding GNAT family N-acetyltransferase — MTRTPVTMPTKRLLLRPWRPADRAPFAALNADPRVMEYFPTVLDRADSDALADRCQRLIDTQGWGFWAVEHRQTGAFLGMTGLNVPSAELPCSPCVEIGWRFAHPHWRQGFATEAALCALNFGFERLALTEIVAFTAVGNQRSRAVMTRLGMHDAHEPFDHPAIAPDSPLRRLVLYRLSRTQWLAGTPS; from the coding sequence ATGACGCGCACACCGGTCACCATGCCCACGAAGCGCCTGCTGCTGCGCCCATGGCGGCCAGCGGATCGGGCGCCGTTCGCCGCGCTCAATGCCGATCCCCGCGTCATGGAATATTTCCCCACCGTGCTCGACCGGGCGGACAGTGATGCCTTGGCCGATCGCTGCCAGCGGCTCATCGACACGCAGGGCTGGGGATTCTGGGCGGTAGAACACCGGCAAACCGGCGCGTTTCTGGGCATGACCGGCCTGAATGTCCCGTCGGCCGAGCTGCCTTGTTCGCCCTGCGTGGAAATCGGCTGGCGCTTCGCTCACCCGCATTGGCGGCAGGGTTTCGCCACCGAAGCCGCGCTCTGCGCGCTGAACTTCGGCTTCGAGCGGCTCGCGCTGACCGAGATCGTCGCCTTTACCGCGGTCGGCAACCAGCGCTCGCGAGCGGTCATGACACGCCTGGGCATGCACGATGCCCACGAACCGTTCGATCATCCCGCCATCGCGCCGGACAGCCCGTTGCGACGGCTTGTCCTCTACCGCCTGTCGCGGACGCAATGGTTGGCCGGCACGCCGTCCTGA